A DNA window from Engystomops pustulosus chromosome 6, aEngPut4.maternal, whole genome shotgun sequence contains the following coding sequences:
- the SLC2A1 gene encoding solute carrier family 2, facilitated glucose transporter member 1 isoform X2, protein MESGGKMTLRLMVAVCVAVLGSLQFGYNTGVINAPQKVIEKFYNETWLSRYGEQIPDTSLTSLWSLSVAIFSVGGMIGSFSVGLFVNRFGRRNSMLMANILAFIAAIFMGFSKMAYSFEMLIIGRFIIGLYCGLTTGFVPMYVGEVAPTSLRGALGTLHQLGVVVGILIAQIFGLEPIMGNDSLWPLLLGCIFVPALVQSAALPFCPESPRFLLINRNEEDKAKSILKKLRGTTDVTSDLQEMKEESRQMMREKKVTILELFRSPLYRQPIFIAIVLQLSQQLSGINAVFYYSTMIFEKAQVQQPIYATIGAGIVNTAFTVVSLFVVERAGRRTLHLIGLGGMAACAILMTVALVLLDRISEMSYLSIVAIFGFVAFFEIGPGPIPWFIVAELFSQGPRPAAIAVAGLSNWTSNFIVGMGFQYVEKLCGAYVFVIFTVLLIIFFIFTFFKVPETKGRTFDEIASDFRQGGESNTDKQTSPEEFHSLGDSQV, encoded by the exons ATGGAGTCGGGGGGCAAG ATGACGTTGCGGTTGATGGTGGCTGTGTGCGTCGCTGTCCTTGGATCTTTACAATTTGGCTACAACACTGGAGTTATTAACGCACCGCAGAAG GTGATAGAGAAGTTTTACAACGAGACATGGCTATCGCGATACGGGGAGCAGATCCCAGATACCAGCCTGACGTCCCTGTGGTCCTTGTCTGTGGCCATCTTCTCGGTCGGAGGCATGATTGGATCATTCTCCGTGGGTCTTTTTGTGAACAGATTTGGCAG GCGTAATTCCATGCTGATGGCCAACATCCTGGCATTTATTGCTGCCATTTTTATGGGCTTCTCCAAGATGGCGTACTCTTTCGAGATGCTTATTATTGGCCGGTTTATAATTGGCCTGTACTGTGGTCTGACTACTGGATTTGTGCCCATGTATGTCGGAGAAGTGGCTCCTACATCCCTTCGTGGAGCTCTGGGAACACTACAccagctgggagttgtagttggcaTTCTTATAGCTCAA ATTTTTGGTTTGGAACCGATCATGGGTAATGACAGTTTATGGCCACTTCTTCTCGGCTGTATCTTTGTGCCTGCCCTTGTCCAGTCTGCAGCGTTACCCTTCTGTCCTGAAAGTCCTCGGTTTTTGCTTATCAACCGTAATGAGGAAGACAAAGCCAAAAGTA TCCTTAAGAAACTTCGAGGAACCACAGATGTAACTTCCGACCTTCAGGAGATGAAGGAGGAGAGTCGTCAGATGATGAGGGAGAAGAAAGTCACTATATTGGAGCTGTTCCGTTCACCGCTTTATCGCCAGCCAATCTTCATTGCTATTGTTCTGCAGCTCAGTCAGCAACTCTCTGGTATTAATGCG GTCTTCTACTACTCTACCATGATTTTTGAAAAGGCCCAAGTTCAGCAGCCAATCTATGCCACCATTGGTGCCGGAATCGTCAATACTGCTTTTACTGTTGTTTCG TTGTTTGTCGTTGAGCGAGCCGGACGTCGTACTCTCCATCTCATTGGACTAGGTGGCATGGCTGCATGTGCCATATTGATGACTGTGGCTCTTGTGTTACTG GACCGTATATCTGAGATGTCTTACCTCAGCATTGTGGCCATTTTCGGTTTTGTGGCATTCTTCGAAATTGGACCGGGACCGATCCCTTGGTTCATTGTCGCTGAACTTTTCAGTCAGGGTCCTCGTCCTGCGGCCATTGCAGTTGCTGGCCTTTCCAATTGGACTTCCAATTTTATTGTGGGAATGGGCTTCCAGTATGTAGAG AAACTCTGTGGTGCCTATGTCTTCGTAATCTTTACAGTCCTTCTCATCATCTTCTTCATCTTCACGTTCTTCAAAGTGCCAGAGACAAAGGGCCGCACCTTTGATGAGATCGCTTCCGACTTCCGGCAGGGTGGGGAGTCAAATACTGACAAGCAGACATCACCGGAAGAATTCCACAGCCTGGGAGATTCCCAAGTCTAA
- the SLC2A1 gene encoding solute carrier family 2, facilitated glucose transporter member 1 isoform X1: MPETEEKEPTPKPAANENTSLVHGPEEKKMTLRLMVAVCVAVLGSLQFGYNTGVINAPQKVIEKFYNETWLSRYGEQIPDTSLTSLWSLSVAIFSVGGMIGSFSVGLFVNRFGRRNSMLMANILAFIAAIFMGFSKMAYSFEMLIIGRFIIGLYCGLTTGFVPMYVGEVAPTSLRGALGTLHQLGVVVGILIAQIFGLEPIMGNDSLWPLLLGCIFVPALVQSAALPFCPESPRFLLINRNEEDKAKSILKKLRGTTDVTSDLQEMKEESRQMMREKKVTILELFRSPLYRQPIFIAIVLQLSQQLSGINAVFYYSTMIFEKAQVQQPIYATIGAGIVNTAFTVVSLFVVERAGRRTLHLIGLGGMAACAILMTVALVLLDRISEMSYLSIVAIFGFVAFFEIGPGPIPWFIVAELFSQGPRPAAIAVAGLSNWTSNFIVGMGFQYVEKLCGAYVFVIFTVLLIIFFIFTFFKVPETKGRTFDEIASDFRQGGESNTDKQTSPEEFHSLGDSQV; this comes from the exons ATGACGTTGCGGTTGATGGTGGCTGTGTGCGTCGCTGTCCTTGGATCTTTACAATTTGGCTACAACACTGGAGTTATTAACGCACCGCAGAAG GTGATAGAGAAGTTTTACAACGAGACATGGCTATCGCGATACGGGGAGCAGATCCCAGATACCAGCCTGACGTCCCTGTGGTCCTTGTCTGTGGCCATCTTCTCGGTCGGAGGCATGATTGGATCATTCTCCGTGGGTCTTTTTGTGAACAGATTTGGCAG GCGTAATTCCATGCTGATGGCCAACATCCTGGCATTTATTGCTGCCATTTTTATGGGCTTCTCCAAGATGGCGTACTCTTTCGAGATGCTTATTATTGGCCGGTTTATAATTGGCCTGTACTGTGGTCTGACTACTGGATTTGTGCCCATGTATGTCGGAGAAGTGGCTCCTACATCCCTTCGTGGAGCTCTGGGAACACTACAccagctgggagttgtagttggcaTTCTTATAGCTCAA ATTTTTGGTTTGGAACCGATCATGGGTAATGACAGTTTATGGCCACTTCTTCTCGGCTGTATCTTTGTGCCTGCCCTTGTCCAGTCTGCAGCGTTACCCTTCTGTCCTGAAAGTCCTCGGTTTTTGCTTATCAACCGTAATGAGGAAGACAAAGCCAAAAGTA TCCTTAAGAAACTTCGAGGAACCACAGATGTAACTTCCGACCTTCAGGAGATGAAGGAGGAGAGTCGTCAGATGATGAGGGAGAAGAAAGTCACTATATTGGAGCTGTTCCGTTCACCGCTTTATCGCCAGCCAATCTTCATTGCTATTGTTCTGCAGCTCAGTCAGCAACTCTCTGGTATTAATGCG GTCTTCTACTACTCTACCATGATTTTTGAAAAGGCCCAAGTTCAGCAGCCAATCTATGCCACCATTGGTGCCGGAATCGTCAATACTGCTTTTACTGTTGTTTCG TTGTTTGTCGTTGAGCGAGCCGGACGTCGTACTCTCCATCTCATTGGACTAGGTGGCATGGCTGCATGTGCCATATTGATGACTGTGGCTCTTGTGTTACTG GACCGTATATCTGAGATGTCTTACCTCAGCATTGTGGCCATTTTCGGTTTTGTGGCATTCTTCGAAATTGGACCGGGACCGATCCCTTGGTTCATTGTCGCTGAACTTTTCAGTCAGGGTCCTCGTCCTGCGGCCATTGCAGTTGCTGGCCTTTCCAATTGGACTTCCAATTTTATTGTGGGAATGGGCTTCCAGTATGTAGAG AAACTCTGTGGTGCCTATGTCTTCGTAATCTTTACAGTCCTTCTCATCATCTTCTTCATCTTCACGTTCTTCAAAGTGCCAGAGACAAAGGGCCGCACCTTTGATGAGATCGCTTCCGACTTCCGGCAGGGTGGGGAGTCAAATACTGACAAGCAGACATCACCGGAAGAATTCCACAGCCTGGGAGATTCCCAAGTCTAA